The genomic DNA CAGAGTCGGACCCGATTGGAGGAGTCCGCGCTGCGGGAGCGCGCCGTTGTGTTTGCAGCATTCGCGGGCGGGCCCGTATTATCCGTTCTGGACGCTGCGGAAGTAATGCAATAAGGAGCTTTCTGAGCATGCCCCCTCTTACCCAGGACATCTTGTGCGTGGTTGCGGCCATAGTGATTTTGTGGAAATGTGCGGACTGGTTCGTCGAGGGCGCGGTGGCGATTGCGGAAAAGCTGGCGGTGCCGCAGATGCTGGTCGGGCTGGTAATTGTGAGTCTGGCGACTACGTCCCCGGAACTAATGGCTTCCGTGTTGGCGGCATTGCGCGGCATGCCCGAGGTGGCGCTGGGCAACGCGGTGGGCTCGGTTACCGTCGACGCGGCGGTGGCGCTGGGGCTCGCGGCGCTGGTTGCTTCGACGCCGCTGGTGGCCGAGCCGCGCCTGTTCCGCACGAGTGCGGTAATGCTCGTGTGCGCGATTATTCTTGCCTTCGTCATGTGCCTGGACGGCGTGCTTGCGCGTTCGGACGGCCTGATGCTGCTGGCGCTCTACGTGGGCTACGTCGTTGTGTCGTACATGCGGGTGCGGCGGGGGCGCGCGGCGGCGGACGAATTGCCGTTCGAACCGCCCGACGAGAGGCTTGTCCAACTGTCCGCGGGAAAGACAGCGGCCTGCTTCGGCCTGGGCCTGGCGGGCGTGCTGGGCGGCAGCCACCTGCTGCTGCAGGGCGCGGTCGGCATCGCCGGGGCCGCGGGCGTGCCGCCGGTGGTCGTGGGCCTGACGATCGTGGCCGTGGGCACGTCCATGCCCGAGATCGCGACGTGCCTCGCGTCCGCGTTGAAGAAGCAGAGCGGCATCGGCGTCGGCAACATCCTTGGCGCGGACATCCTGAATCTGTGCTGGGTCGCGGGCATGTCCGCGATCGCGAACCCGTTGCGCGCCGAGATGCGCGTTATTCTGGTCATGTTTCCCGCCGTCGCTGTCATCGTCGGCATGATGCTGATCATGCTCCGCTGGGATTACCGTCTGAGCCGCTGGAATGGGGCTGTGCTCTTGGCGCTGTACATCGTCTATATTGCGGTCCTGCTGGCTTTTTCGCCGCGCGAGGCGCCGATTCCGGGGATTGGCCCGTCGTGACCCCGCGGGAGAAGCAAGCGCGCGGAAGCCGGTGTGATCCGACCGCCCCGGAAGACCGTC from Candidatus Hydrogenedentota bacterium includes the following:
- a CDS encoding sodium:calcium antiporter; this translates as MPPLTQDILCVVAAIVILWKCADWFVEGAVAIAEKLAVPQMLVGLVIVSLATTSPELMASVLAALRGMPEVALGNAVGSVTVDAAVALGLAALVASTPLVAEPRLFRTSAVMLVCAIILAFVMCLDGVLARSDGLMLLALYVGYVVVSYMRVRRGRAAADELPFEPPDERLVQLSAGKTAACFGLGLAGVLGGSHLLLQGAVGIAGAAGVPPVVVGLTIVAVGTSMPEIATCLASALKKQSGIGVGNILGADILNLCWVAGMSAIANPLRAEMRVILVMFPAVAVIVGMMLIMLRWDYRLSRWNGAVLLALYIVYIAVLLAFSPREAPIPGIGPS